A window from bacterium encodes these proteins:
- a CDS encoding substrate-binding domain-containing protein, translated as MRRDLIEMMNRILWSALVLAGLAGCSLEETENPTRGAAVMLVNESHYRLMQREAERFHSLYPKGRVAVHATSTREAIVHLVNDSVGVIVIDRKFNEEEEQVVQEAKLEIINLRIAEDALAIITHRQNPITGISRQSVAMILRREASDWSQIPESNWSGAIDLCLTGRNSGPYELLQKNFFPSQEDFIPNRLAANQNQVLQYVATHPRAVGVVSLSCLADSLGHPVPYDSTTTVRVLAVENVDSTGVSRPVQLHQAYIYNGTYPLHYPVYFYWTAEGRSVATGFITFVASGPGQKIILDAGLVPATMPVRVVQLKQD; from the coding sequence ATGCGGCGCGATCTTATCGAGATGATGAATAGAATACTTTGGTCTGCCCTTGTGCTCGCCGGCCTCGCGGGATGCTCTCTGGAAGAGACGGAGAATCCGACGCGAGGCGCGGCGGTGATGTTGGTCAATGAATCCCATTACCGCCTGATGCAGCGCGAGGCGGAGCGCTTCCACAGCCTTTATCCCAAAGGCAGGGTGGCCGTGCACGCCACCTCGACGCGCGAGGCGATCGTGCATCTGGTCAACGACAGCGTCGGCGTCATTGTGATCGACCGGAAGTTCAACGAGGAAGAAGAGCAGGTGGTGCAGGAGGCCAAGCTCGAGATTATCAATCTGCGCATTGCGGAGGACGCACTAGCGATCATCACCCACCGGCAAAACCCCATCACCGGCATTTCGCGGCAGTCCGTTGCGATGATCTTGCGGCGGGAGGCGAGCGATTGGAGCCAGATCCCGGAATCGAATTGGTCCGGCGCCATTGACCTTTGCCTGACCGGTCGCAACTCCGGCCCCTATGAGTTGCTGCAAAAGAATTTTTTCCCTTCGCAAGAGGACTTCATCCCCAACCGTCTTGCTGCCAACCAAAATCAGGTGTTGCAGTATGTCGCGACGCACCCGCGCGCTGTCGGGGTGGTCTCGCTGAGTTGTCTGGCGGACAGCCTCGGCCATCCCGTGCCGTATGACTCCACCACCACGGTGCGCGTGCTGGCGGTCGAGAACGTGGACTCCACCGGCGTCAGCCGGCCCGTGCAACTGCACCAGGCCTACATCTACAACGGCACTTACCCTCTGCATTATCCGGTCTATTTCTATTGGACGGCAGAAGGCCGCAGCGTCGCCACCGGCTTCATCACCTTCGTTGCCAGCGGCCCCGGACAGAAAATCATCTTGGACGCCGGGCTGGTTCCTGCCACCATGCCCGTGCGCGTGGTTCAGCTCAAACAGGATTAG
- a CDS encoding biopolymer transporter ExbD, with translation MAAVESGESRSHARAGKKHKKKRRLGIRIDMTPMVDIAFLLLTFFMLTTVFSKPQTMEINLPPDESKVDVAESNLMTVRIVPDGTVYCSMGNDVPEAIVLGTDLKDPEKKTRALAKFRQLMEERNRSNPKLITLIKVHREGTYTMLVDIIDELNLANISRFSIAPMLPEDQKLMEKAGYTGPPVLAVGP, from the coding sequence ATGGCTGCAGTTGAAAGTGGCGAATCGAGAAGTCACGCTCGGGCCGGAAAGAAACACAAGAAAAAACGCCGCCTGGGCATTCGCATCGATATGACGCCGATGGTGGATATTGCCTTCCTGTTGTTGACGTTCTTCATGCTGACCACGGTGTTCAGCAAGCCGCAGACGATGGAAATCAACCTGCCGCCCGACGAATCCAAAGTCGACGTGGCGGAGTCTAACCTAATGACGGTGCGCATCGTGCCGGACGGGACGGTTTACTGCAGCATGGGTAATGACGTGCCGGAAGCCATCGTGCTGGGCACGGATCTGAAAGATCCGGAGAAGAAGACCCGGGCGCTCGCCAAGTTCCGCCAGTTGATGGAGGAGCGCAACCGCTCGAATCCCAAACTCATCACCCTGATCAAGGTTCACCGGGAAGGCACCTACACCATGCTGGTGGACATCATCGACGAGCTGAATCTCGCCAACATCTCGCGCTTCAGCATTGCGCCGATGCTGCCCGAAGATCAAAAGCTCATGGAAAAAGCTGGATATACCGGCCCGCCGGTGCTAGCCGTTGGTCCATAA
- a CDS encoding glucose 1-dehydrogenase, translating into MQQNTRFDLTGKVALITGASKGIGAAIARGLAECGARVVVSSRKLEAVEAVAQTLRQAGHEAAALAAHMGRMEEARALVDQAQAVFGGLDIIVNNAAISPVLGPLLDLEEGLFDKIMAVNVKGPLELCKRAYPTLAKRGSGAIINLSSVGAISPEPLLGLYSASKAALVTLTKVMAREWGRDGIRVNAICPGVIKTRFSAVLWQNEEIAGRVLQQQAIPRLGVPEDVVGLAIFLASDAAALCTGGVYVVDGGHTI; encoded by the coding sequence ATGCAACAGAATACGCGATTCGATCTGACCGGCAAGGTTGCTTTGATCACCGGGGCCAGCAAAGGCATCGGCGCGGCCATTGCCCGTGGCTTGGCTGAATGCGGCGCCCGCGTCGTCGTGAGCAGCCGCAAACTGGAAGCAGTGGAGGCCGTGGCGCAAACGCTGCGGCAGGCCGGCCACGAGGCGGCCGCCCTGGCCGCGCATATGGGGCGAATGGAAGAAGCGCGCGCTTTGGTGGACCAGGCGCAGGCCGTGTTCGGCGGACTCGATATCATCGTCAACAACGCGGCCATCAGCCCGGTGCTCGGGCCGTTGCTCGACCTGGAAGAAGGTCTGTTCGACAAGATCATGGCGGTGAACGTCAAGGGCCCGCTCGAGTTGTGCAAGCGGGCTTATCCGACGCTGGCGAAACGCGGCAGTGGCGCCATCATCAACCTCAGCAGCGTGGGCGCGATTTCACCCGAGCCCCTGCTCGGCCTCTACAGCGCGAGCAAAGCGGCGCTGGTCACCTTGACGAAGGTGATGGCGCGCGAATGGGGCCGGGACGGCATTCGCGTCAATGCCATCTGTCCGGGCGTGATCAAAACCCGCTTTAGCGCCGTGCTTTGGCAAAATGAAGAAATCGCCGGCCGCGTGTTGCAGCAGCAGGCGATTCCGCGGCTCGGCGTGCCGGAGGATGTTGTCGGGCTTGCGATCTTTCTGGCCTCTGACGCCGCGGCGCTTTGCACCGGCGGAGTATACGTGGTGGATGGCGGGCACACGATTTAG
- a CDS encoding STAS domain-containing protein, whose amino-acid sequence MSVKVTTLNNLDVAVLEPRGSLIGGKETDELKEKAKDLFEQGNRKLVVDLGSVTYINSTGIGALVGLHAMYTKGQGKIKLCNMGKSVQNVFVITKLTSVFDVEETRDAAIMNM is encoded by the coding sequence ATGTCAGTCAAAGTCACCACTCTCAACAACCTTGACGTTGCCGTGCTGGAGCCGCGCGGCTCGTTGATCGGCGGCAAGGAGACGGATGAACTGAAGGAAAAGGCCAAGGATCTGTTCGAGCAGGGCAATCGCAAGCTCGTGGTGGATCTGGGCAGCGTGACCTACATCAACAGCACCGGCATCGGTGCGCTGGTGGGCTTGCATGCCATGTACACCAAGGGCCAGGGGAAGATCAAGCTGTGCAACATGGGAAAAAGCGTGCAGAATGTGTTTGTGATCACCAAGCTCACGAGTGTCTTCGATGTCGAAGAGACGCGTGATGCGGCCATTATGAACATGTAA
- a CDS encoding biopolymer transporter ExbD: MPKIKKARVGIKIDMTPMVDVAFLLLTFFMLTTQFRPQEDVSVIIPSSHSVIKLPETDVMTVTVTGDGTIHLGLDSQQLRAAVFGPEYRLKLSTQVADKETLAKLMIDARIRNPKLRTVVKADKAAPYGAIEDVMNTLQKTNITRFNLVTDIEKS, translated from the coding sequence ATGCCCAAAATCAAAAAAGCCAGAGTCGGCATCAAAATCGACATGACGCCGATGGTGGACGTGGCCTTCCTGCTGCTGACGTTCTTCATGCTCACCACCCAGTTTCGGCCGCAGGAAGACGTGTCGGTCATCATCCCCAGCTCGCATTCGGTGATCAAACTGCCGGAGACTGACGTGATGACGGTCACAGTGACCGGCGACGGCACCATCCACCTGGGGCTGGATTCGCAGCAGCTTCGCGCCGCTGTGTTCGGGCCGGAGTATCGCTTGAAGCTGAGCACGCAGGTGGCGGACAAGGAAACGCTGGCCAAGCTGATGATCGACGCGCGCATCCGCAACCCCAAGCTGCGCACCGTGGTCAAGGCTGACAAAGCCGCTCCCTACGGCGCCATCGAAGACGTCATGAACACGCTGCAAAAAACCAACATCACGCGGTTCAACCTCGTGACCGACATCGAGAAATCCTGA
- a CDS encoding MotA/TolQ/ExbB proton channel family protein yields the protein MKQGFFTIMVVVISMVIGYAIYTQLPKFIRDGGPVVSVLIALTIMVITFIFERLFSLKRAEGRGSMTLFLKKVQQEIHAGNIDGAIEACDRQRGSCANVIRNGLARYKELQSEGKVREQKEIMADVQHAIEEAMLLEVPLLEKNLVILSTIASVSTMVGLFGTVIGMIRAFKAMAQAGVPDAVQLSLGISEALINTAGGIFAAILGIVFYNIFTTRVDNFTYMIDEASYSIVQTLALRTGNK from the coding sequence ATGAAGCAAGGTTTCTTCACCATCATGGTCGTAGTGATTTCGATGGTCATCGGGTATGCCATCTACACGCAACTGCCCAAGTTCATTCGCGACGGCGGACCGGTCGTGTCGGTGTTGATTGCGTTGACCATCATGGTCATCACCTTCATTTTCGAGCGGTTGTTCTCGTTGAAACGCGCCGAAGGCCGGGGCTCGATGACGCTGTTCCTGAAGAAGGTGCAGCAGGAAATCCACGCCGGCAACATCGACGGCGCCATCGAAGCCTGCGACCGCCAGCGCGGCTCCTGCGCCAATGTCATCCGCAATGGTTTGGCGCGCTACAAAGAACTGCAGAGCGAGGGCAAGGTCAGGGAGCAGAAGGAGATCATGGCGGACGTACAACACGCCATCGAAGAAGCCATGCTGCTGGAAGTGCCGTTGCTTGAGAAGAACTTGGTTATCCTCTCCACCATTGCTTCGGTTTCCACCATGGTCGGCCTGTTCGGCACGGTGATCGGCATGATTCGCGCCTTCAAAGCCATGGCGCAAGCCGGCGTGCCGGACGCGGTGCAGCTCTCGCTCGGTATTTCCGAAGCGCTGATCAACACCGCCGGCGGCATCTTCGCGGCCATTCTCGGCATCGTGTTCTACAATATTTTCACCACCCGCGTTGACAACTTCACCTACATGATCGACGAGGCGAGCTACAGCATCGTGCAAACCCTGGCGCTGCGCACCGGCAACAAATAA
- a CDS encoding tetratricopeptide repeat protein yields MKRHTPLIAFLVLSVATAAWSQGKVPEAKALLGRGKTNEALALLRQAVAVSPRDLAAWELLGETHLQAGQPDSAVAAGQTVIDIDNKNPLGYILVAKGAAAKKDFALAFKTLKNGRKNIKNNAALLAQLGEVYLAADSVEQAVAAYTLAKEADPKNTAAYEGLGDAYARMGSAGMGILQYEKSLEIDSLQAALYHKLARTYYKERRYTEAARTYERLTGLDTTNQAALFELGKIYVSAKLPREAARVFKTHVRRFPQVEEAWLLYMDAMFQSRQFQESAEAAQHVLQKDPTATGALRVLAASQAELKDYPAAIVSYQRLSAADTLSVDDLKRLGRSYAETRQDSLAALTYEKVVAKDPNQWNLYSDIGALYMRLKKFDIAANMFEKEFVKDPDSPAMASTYINYANCKMALRQWNEARAGLRKALQLQPKYLRGRNSLGLCLSQVDSVQEARKQYELVIAQGDSAREKYRAELAEANRQLGFLNLLEKKYPAAEDYLLASLKFDDNDYQSHLWLAQAFALQNKREEAKREYNRVLKLNPGHKDALEGLKLLGQ; encoded by the coding sequence ATGAAACGACACACTCCTTTGATCGCATTCCTGGTGCTCAGCGTGGCCACCGCAGCCTGGAGCCAGGGCAAGGTCCCCGAGGCCAAAGCCCTGCTGGGCCGGGGCAAAACCAATGAAGCGCTGGCTCTCTTGCGCCAAGCCGTGGCTGTCAGCCCGCGGGATTTGGCCGCCTGGGAGTTGCTCGGTGAAACGCATCTGCAGGCCGGCCAGCCCGATTCCGCAGTCGCTGCCGGCCAGACAGTAATAGATATTGACAATAAGAATCCGCTGGGATACATTCTGGTCGCCAAGGGCGCGGCTGCCAAGAAAGACTTTGCGCTCGCCTTCAAAACTCTGAAGAACGGCCGCAAGAACATCAAGAACAATGCGGCCCTGCTGGCGCAGCTCGGCGAAGTCTACCTGGCCGCCGATTCGGTTGAGCAGGCGGTGGCGGCATACACGCTGGCGAAGGAAGCTGATCCGAAAAACACGGCAGCCTACGAAGGCTTGGGCGATGCCTATGCCAGAATGGGAAGTGCCGGCATGGGGATCCTGCAGTATGAGAAATCGCTGGAGATTGATTCGCTGCAGGCGGCGCTCTATCACAAACTCGCCCGAACCTACTACAAGGAACGGCGCTATACCGAAGCCGCGCGCACCTATGAGCGCTTGACCGGCCTGGATACGACGAACCAGGCGGCGCTCTTTGAACTGGGAAAGATTTACGTTTCCGCCAAATTGCCGCGTGAAGCGGCGCGGGTGTTCAAGACGCATGTGCGCCGCTTCCCGCAGGTGGAGGAAGCGTGGCTGCTTTACATGGACGCCATGTTCCAAAGCCGGCAGTTTCAAGAATCGGCCGAGGCCGCGCAACATGTTTTGCAGAAGGATCCCACAGCCACCGGCGCGTTGCGCGTGCTGGCGGCTTCGCAGGCGGAACTGAAAGATTACCCGGCGGCGATTGTCAGCTACCAGCGGCTGAGCGCGGCGGACACACTCAGCGTTGACGACCTGAAGCGGTTGGGCCGGTCGTATGCCGAAACCAGGCAGGATTCACTCGCGGCCCTCACCTACGAAAAAGTCGTCGCCAAAGACCCGAACCAGTGGAACCTGTACAGCGATATCGGCGCGCTCTACATGCGCTTGAAGAAATTCGATATCGCCGCCAACATGTTCGAAAAGGAATTCGTCAAGGATCCGGATTCGCCGGCGATGGCGAGCACCTACATCAATTACGCCAACTGCAAGATGGCGCTGCGGCAGTGGAATGAGGCGCGCGCCGGCCTGCGCAAAGCCCTGCAGTTGCAGCCGAAATACTTGCGCGGCCGCAACTCCCTCGGCCTGTGTCTGAGCCAGGTCGATTCCGTGCAGGAGGCGCGCAAGCAATACGAACTGGTGATCGCGCAAGGCGACAGCGCGCGCGAGAAATACCGCGCCGAACTGGCCGAGGCCAACCGCCAGCTCGGCTTTCTCAACCTGCTGGAGAAGAAATATCCCGCAGCCGAAGACTACCTGCTCGCTTCGCTGAAGTTCGATGATAACGACTATCAAAGCCACCTGTGGCTGGCGCAAGCTTTCGCCCTGCAGAACAAGCGGGAAGAGGCGAAACGGGAATACAATCGGGTGCTAAAATTGAATCCGGGACACAAAGACGCGTTGGAAGGGCTGAAATTGTTGGGACAATAA
- a CDS encoding energy transducer TonB, whose amino-acid sequence MADVLLEQLFPYGAPELVRVYKKYVIRGLLIAAAIHGTALGAYYGLPLLFPEEEEPTVTVRIMKYSELGPPPSLTNQSAAPAVAVSAPAVRPSVGIPVPVPDAEVSPEQSFASQEEMAQAVGPIGEGTGTGGEVVFEQDIKIEEDGPPPDFVPFEKEPVAIKKPSPTYPEIARKAGLEGTVWLKVWVDKEGKVRKAVVQKSDAEIFNQAAIDAATQWVFTPALQQNGPVSVWISIPFRFKLAGK is encoded by the coding sequence ATGGCGGATGTTTTGTTGGAACAACTCTTTCCCTATGGCGCGCCGGAGTTGGTGCGGGTCTACAAGAAGTATGTCATCCGCGGCCTCCTCATTGCCGCGGCGATTCACGGCACCGCCCTGGGCGCCTATTACGGCCTCCCGTTGCTGTTTCCGGAAGAGGAAGAGCCGACGGTCACGGTTCGCATCATGAAGTACAGCGAACTGGGCCCGCCGCCCTCGCTCACCAACCAAAGCGCGGCGCCCGCGGTCGCTGTCTCTGCGCCCGCGGTGCGGCCGAGCGTCGGCATTCCGGTGCCGGTGCCCGATGCGGAAGTCAGCCCCGAACAATCCTTTGCTTCGCAGGAGGAAATGGCGCAGGCCGTTGGTCCGATCGGGGAAGGCACGGGCACCGGCGGTGAAGTTGTGTTCGAGCAGGATATCAAAATCGAAGAGGACGGCCCGCCGCCGGACTTTGTGCCGTTCGAGAAGGAACCGGTTGCCATCAAAAAGCCCAGCCCGACCTATCCGGAAATCGCCCGCAAGGCCGGTTTGGAAGGCACGGTGTGGCTGAAGGTTTGGGTTGACAAAGAAGGCAAAGTGCGCAAGGCGGTGGTGCAGAAGAGCGACGCGGAGATTTTCAATCAAGCGGCCATCGATGCCGCCACGCAGTGGGTGTTTACCCCGGCGTTGCAGCAAAACGGGCCGGTCTCGGTGTGGATCTCCATTCCGTTCCGCTTCAAGCTGGCGGGAAAGTGA